One genomic region from Cryptococcus deuterogattii R265 chromosome 7, complete sequence encodes:
- a CDS encoding GDP-mannose transporter 2 — protein MASYTPSSSRPHTPLGLSPRGSYTNLASAAYDASSPGGHGAKDEKERLKAEREVQEALLKAQDGAEKAKKEEAGMPASTVVLPILSYCVASIMMTVVNKFVVSGRQFTMTFLLLAIQSFVCVTCVWFAKRIGVINFRDWDLNDAKAWFPVSSLLVAVIYTGSKSLQFLSIPVYTIFKNLTIILIAYGEVIWFGGHVTPLTLCSFFLMVGSSVIAAWADISTTLARLSAGVAVVDPISGADVPLSSSRVMDTMNVGYLWMFVNCLASAGYVLFMRKRIKVTGFKDWDSMFYNNLLSIPVLFVFSLIIEDWGAASFSRNFPEEGRTFLLSAIAFSGAAAVFISYSTAWCVRICGATTYSLVGALNKLPVAASGILFFGDPMNFGNVSAILVGGVSGIVYAVAKTNQAKVEKAKQAKGGDSKA, from the exons ATGGCCTCCTAcaccccctcctcctctcgccCACATACCCCTCTGGGTCTCTCGCCTAGAGGCTCGTACACCAACCTGGCCTCGGCCGCGTACGACGCGTCTTCCCCAGGAGGGCATGGTGcgaaggacgagaaggagagactGAAGGCAGAACGCGAAGTACAAGAAGCGTTACTGAAAGCCCAAGATGGTGCAgagaaggccaagaaggaggaggcaggCATGCCTGCAAGCACAGTTG TGCTCCCCATCCTGAGTTACTGTGTTGCATCGATTATGATGACCGTTGTGAACAAGTTTGTGGTGTCTGGTCGACAGTTTACAATGACATTTTTAC TCCTTGCTATCCAATCGTTCGTCTGTGTCACATGTGTATGGTTCGCCAAGCGTATAGGCGTCATCAACT TCCGTGACTGGGACCTGAACGATGCCAAAGCGTGGTTCCCCGTGTCGTCTCTTCTCGTCGCCGTCATTTACACTGGCTCTAAATCGCTCCAATTTCTGTCCATCCCCGTTTATAC AATTTTCAAGAACCTTactatcatcctcatcgccTATGGCGAAGTCATCTGGTTTGGCGGGCACGTCACCCCTCTCACTCTTTGttcattcttcctcatgGTCGGTTCATCCGTCATCGCTGCATGGGCCGACATTTCCACCACCCTCGCGAGGTTGTCAGCCGGTGTCGCCGTTGTGGACCCCATCTCTGGTGCAGACGTTCCCCTCTCAAGCAGCAGAGTGATGGATACGATGAACGTGGGTTACTTGTGGATGTTTGTCAACTGCTTGGCTTCGGCCGGCTATGTTCTCTTTATGAGGAAACGTATCAAGGTGACTGGATTCAAAGATTGGGATTCAATGTTTTACAACAACTTGCTTTCTATCCCTGTTTTGTTTgtcttttctctcatcatcgAAGATTGGGGAgctgcctctttctctcgcAATTT CCCCGAAGAAGGCCGaacctttcttctttctgctaTCGCCTTTTCCGGCGCCGCCGctgtcttcatctcctaCTCCACCGCATGGTGTGTCCGTATCTGTGGCGCGACGACATACTCCCTCGTCGGTGCTCTGAACAAGCTGCCCGTCGCGGCGAGCGGCATCTTGTTCTTTGGGGACCCCATGAATTTCGGGAACGTGAGCGCCATCTTGGTTGGAGGCGTGAGTGGGATTGTTTACGCAGTGGCCAAGACGAATCAGgcaaaggtggagaaggcaAAGCAGGCGAAAGGCGGGGATAGTAAGGCTTAA
- a CDS encoding aconitate hydratase mitochondrial, translating into MSFALVTKGLIGKLVDANAQMALLQYMTTGIPRVRVPTSVHTDHLITAREGAGPDMDRAIAANKEVYDFLQTACAKYGIAFWKPGAGILHQVIFEQYAYPGGLMIGSDSHTPNAAGLGMLGIGVGGMEAVDVMAGLAYEVKHPNIIGVNLTGKLGPWSTTKDIILKLASILTVRGGTGSIIEYFGPGAESLSATGMGTIGNMGAEVGATCSVFPFNQGMADYLELTGRSTIARAAENYRDDLKADENAVYDRLIDINLSELEPHINGPFTPDLSWPISGMGEAVKNTDWPTDISAALIGSCTNSSYEDLSRAASIAKQATQAGLKAKTEFFVSPGSEEIRSTVSRDGVLEELQKAGGMVLANACGACVGQWERPSMKKGTKNTIVSSFNRNFVGRQDGNPGTHSFVASPELVTAMAFAGDLNFNPIKDNIQLSDGTHFRFSPPQGPPLPEKGYERTLQFYDEPPVDGSSVDLAVDPNSNRIQLIKPFEAWDGKDEQDLTMLIKVRGKCTTDHISAAGPWYKYRGHLQNISQNLLIGAINDENGKANSVRNVDTGEFGTVPSTAEYYRDSNRKWAIVAGDNYGEGSSREAAALSPRYMGGFAVIARSMARIHETNLKKQGLLPLFFRDPTDYDKIMPGAQLKLSNLQALASGSIVNLTYTNAGQEPIQIELFHTLTDRQITWFKAGSALNTLRPKV; encoded by the exons ATGTCATTCGCTCTTGTGACCAAAGGACTGATTGGGAAACTCGTAGATGCCAATGCCCAAATGGCTTTGCTGCAG TACATGACCACTGGTATTCCGAGAGTCCGCGTGCCTACATCTGTTCACACCGACCATCTGATCACCGCCCGAGAAGGAGCCGGGCCAGACATGGACCGTGCCATCGCGGCGAATAAGGAAGTGTATGATTTCTTGCAAACAGCTTGTGCCAAA TACGGGATTGCTTTCTGGAAGCCTGGAGCCGGCATCCTTCATCAAGTGATTTTCGAGCAATACGCTTACCCGGGAGGTCTCATGATCGGCTCCGATTCCCACACTCCCAACGCAGCAGGACTTGGCATGTTAGGTATCGGTGTAGGGGGTATGGAGGCAGTCGACGTGATGGCCGGTTTGGCGTACGAGGTGAAGCACCCCAATATTATTGGTGTCAATCTCACTGGCAAGCTGGGACCATGGTCAACAACGAAGGACATTATTCTAAAGTTGGCATCCATCTTGACAGTACGCGGTGGCACGGGCTCGATCATCGAATATTTTGGGCCCGGTGCTGAGAGTCTTTCGGCTACAGGTATGGGCACTATCGGAAACATGGGCGCGGAAGTTGGCGCTACGTGCAGCGTCTTCCCGTTCAACCAAGGAATGGCCGACTATCTGGAGTTGACTGGACGGTCTACAATTGCGAGAGCAGCAGAGAACTACAGGGACGACTTGAAGGCAGATGAGAATGCAGTATATGACAGATTAATTGATATT AATTTGTCCGAACTCGAACCCCACATCAATGGTCCTTTCACTCCTGATCTCTCCTGGCCAATTTCTGGCATGGGAGAAGCCGTTAAGAATACCGACTGGCCAACAGACATCAGTGCAGCTCTCATCGGATCCTGCACCAATTCATCTTACGAAGATTTATCCCGAGCCGCCTCTATTGCTAAGCAGGCTACACAGGCGGGCCTTAAAGCAAAAACCGAATTTTTCGTAAGTCCAGGGTCTGAGGAAATTCGATCCACCGTTTCAAGAGATGGGGTTTTGGAGGAATTGCAGAAGGCCGGAGGAATGGTCTTAGCGAACGCGTGCGGGGCCTGTGTTGGTCAGTGGGAGAGGCcatcgatgaagaagggcacGAAGAATACGA TTGTCTCTTCATTCAATCGCAATTTTGTCGGTCGGCAGGATGGCAATCCCGGAACACATTCTTTTGTTGCTAGTCCAGAG CTCGTAACCGCAATGGCTTTTGCAGGAGATTTGAATTTCAACCCTATCAAGGATAACATTCAGCTATCCGACGGCACTCACTTCcgtttctctcctcctcaaggACCTCCCCTACCCGAGAAGGGTTACGAGCGCACTTTGCAATTCTATGATGAGCCGCCCGTGGACGGATCGAGCGTTGATCTGGCGGTAGATCCAAATTCTAACAGGATTCAGCTCATTAAGCCATTCGAGGCatgggatggaaaggatgaacAAGATTTGACCATGTTGATTAAAGTGAGGGGCAAGTGCA CAACGGACCATATTTCTGCTGCTGGGCCTTGGTACAAATATAGAGGGCATCTACAGAACATCTCTC AAAATCTTTTGATTGGCGCAATCAATGATGAGAAT GGCAAAGCCAACTCTGTGCGAAACGTAGATACCGGAGAATTTGGAACTGTTCCCTCTACCGCCGA GTACTACCGTGACTCTAACCGGAAGTGGGCTATCGTGGCGGGCGATAACTATGGAGAAGGCTCATCGCGTGAAGCTGCCGCTTTATCGCCTCGATATATGGGCGGTTTTGCTGTCATTGCTCGCTCAATGGCTCGTATACATGAGACA AATTTAAAAAAGCAAGGTCTCTTGCCCCTTTTCTTCCGTGACCCGACTGATTATGACAAGATTATGCCAGGAGCGCAG CTCAAACTGTCTAACCTGCAAGCCTTGGCCTCCGGAAGCATTGTTAACCTCACCTACACTAACGCAGGACAAGAACCCATTCAGATTGAACTGTTCCACACTTTAACTGACCGTCAGATCACATG GTTTAAGGCTGGTTCAGCTCTGAATACCCTTCGTCCCAAAGTCTGA
- a CDS encoding tricarboxylate transporter — protein MNNSKQYPSALPLLAGASAGMSESFITYPTEYVKTMSQLGSGGHNTMTQISPSAVIKDTLARRGITGFYRGCSPVIAGNALKAGTRFFTYESIRDLLRGSDGKMSTASNVLAGVGAGCVESIVAVTPSEAIKTRLIESQRAGVLAEGGSIAIVGSMIRTESITSLYRGLVPTMMKQSANSAVRFTSYQAMKDYAMRRNGGQQPGNTTIMAIGAVAGVITVYATMPFDVVKTRMQQSSVRYKSTLDCLVQSLKNDGVLVFWRGASPRVARLVVSGTVTFVIYENALKGLQALF, from the exons atgaaCAACAGTAAGCAGTACCCGTCGGCCTTGCCTCTCCTGGCTGGTGCCAGTGCTGGTATGTCAGAGTCCTTCATCACCTAT CCTACTGAGTAtgtgaagacgatgagCCAGTTAGGCAGCGGTGGACACAATACTATGACCCAAATATCTCCTTCTGCTGTTATAAAAGACACCCTCGCCCGACGCGGCATCACTGGGTTCTATCGAGGATGTAGTCCCGTTATTGCTGGGAATGCCCTCAAGGCAGGCACTAGGTTCTTCACTTATGAATCTATTCGAGATTTGTTGAGGGGATCggatggaaagatgagTACGGCAAGCAACGTTTTGGCGGGGGTTGGGGCTGGGTGTGTAGAGAGTATTGTGGCAGTAACGCCTTCTGAAGCAATCAA GACCCGTTTGATCGAATCACAAAGAGCAGGTGTACTGGCCGAAGGGGGATCTATCGCAATCGTTGGAAGCATGATCCGTACTGAAAGCATCACAAGTCTCTACCGAGGTTTGGTTCCCACC atgatgaagcaaaGTGCCAACTCGGCAGTGCGATTTACATCTTACCAAGCCATGAAAGATTACGCgatgagaaggaatggaggTCAGCAGCCAGGTAATACGACTATCATGGCCATCGGTGCAGTGGCCGGTGTCATCACAGTTT ATGCTACAATGCCTTTTGA CGTTGTAAAGACTCGAATGCAGCAATCGTCAGTCAGGTACAAATCGACACTGGATTGCCTCGTCCAATCGCTCAAGAATGATGGTGTACTCGTGTTCTGGAGAGGAGCGTCCCCCCGAGTTGCTCGACTGGTCGTGTCCGGTACTGTGACGTTTGTTATCTACGAGAATGCGCTCAAGGGTCTTCAAGCTCTGTTTTAG
- a CDS encoding amidohydrolase 2, giving the protein MPSLASTAPIRTEQPCPPGSWDVHHHIFDLDKFPLAPTRHFTPSSAPLHSFETFQHSLGIDHACIAHGLSFGTDSSSLLYYLKYFNGTGRAYACIDIEKTTDEQIHSMKDQGVIGIRIDYHLHKAQHDMEEQIRCMKRYANRIAPFGWGLQIYHPHPEYYDSLAPIIASLSVTMVVDHFGGLKTASLLEFQGIDTSSFDVAKQPGLKALCNLLKERKLWIKLSAPYRCSEDPTLQDMKPLVRALVDANPDRVLYGSDWPHTQPFHRRPKGLKGEDVEEFLDFDDKAWVNQLKTWLSDDEWNKLMVKNPQVFTGYEGKD; this is encoded by the exons ATGCCCTCTCTCGCTTCTACAGCTCCTATCAGAACTGAACAACCTTGTCCTCCCGGGAGTTGGGATGTTCATCACCATATATTCGACCTCGACAAGTTTCCGTTGGCCCCGACTCGTCACttcactccttcttcagcaccccttcattctttcgAGACTTTCCAGCACTCTTTGGGTATTGATCATGCCTGCATTGCGCATGGTCTATCATTCGGGACCGATTCCAGTTCCTTGCTTTACTATCTCAAGTATTTCAATGGGACTGGACGAGCATACGCCTGCATCGATATCGAGAAAACGACAGATGAGCAGATACATTCAATGAAAGATCAG GGGGTGATTGGTATCCGTATTGATTATCACCTCCACAAAGCCCAGCATGACATGGAAGAGCAAATCCGATGCATGAAACGCTACGCCAACCGTATCGCACCTTTCGGCTGGGGTCTTCAGATTTACCACCCTCATCCCGAATATTATGATTCCCTTGCTCCCATAATTGCCTCTCTCTCCGTGACCATGGTCGTTGACCACTTTGGCGGATTAAAAACCGCGTCTTTACTCGAGTTCCAAGGCATTGACACCTCATCTTTTGACGTCGCCAAACAGCCTGGGTTGAAAGCACTTTGTAACCTGttgaaagaaagaaagcttTGGATAAAGCTATCGGCTCCTTACCGATGTTCCGAGGACCCAACGCTTCAGGACATGAAGCCCCTCGTACGAGCTCTTGTTGATGCGAATCCTGATCGAGTGCTGTACGGCTCCGATTGGCCGCACACTCAGCCTTTCCACAGGCGTCCTAAGGGGTTGAAGGGTGAGGACGTGGAGGAATTCTTGGATTTTGATGATAAGGCATGGGTGAACCAATTGAAAACTTGGCTTAGTGACGATGAGTGGAACAAGTTGATGGTCAAGAATCCGCAAGTTTTCACTGGATATGAAGGCAAGGATTAG
- a CDS encoding nuclear protein yields MPHASSSGSNAMRGKSSPPRTAEGSEERKHKRKRAAYSCTECTKAKAKCDRQQPCARCVSRRVPNICHYLVNGYEDPIELSKDVQNRLIRIESLLLQSLPSRSRPLGGKSPPKSLVESTPSSVPLIPIDRPKRTGYVTRGRYYGPSAMAYVGDDSAIDIMRALDVPDPETPEVGDGEDKRPPRALVDIMHELPQRTRCDELIQLYFDNINLTRYPLRRGPFMQTYEALWQGLGTFSLDTWIIHRLPLVFIILAISALSAPLATLHIDSTLPASQANEKRLAKASELYQASRRASAYSDSLASGRGDIILVMSDLLTVRYLILARRAPDALPALGTAVFRAQALGLHRHSDVAGKLPLEDLQERRLVWSYVYHMDRYCALLLGRPVGISDRSCDTEPPLNLDSENIVQPMSILTLNTFLVCRHSLAHIMSRIAEEAYQLGEPSYDVIDSIEDALQDWASNLPSGLRLKSYGQSDDDNADTSIHPALIIHRHFASTEFNFARISLHRPYLARPDPDNQYARSREACLQAAMDDLWARTKFTVPGMDNLSTGSYRVTNSLIILGLSLLSNPSPDTLRMINQCLSDFMTARKGNSNLLDEVKIKEIAMMEMLRSKTGQGLSRANSRAPSPHAHVHANAALSSILAADEGQSQATLPATEPNASNLAPISDPSVQSMFDQFWGLQPALDLYGGGPFGTYRGDYGEISWDNFSTLIENVGGDAGDWQLPTDPATAFHPPPS; encoded by the exons ATGCCGCACGCATCGTCTTCAGGATCGAATGCCATGAGAGGAAAATCATCACCTCCGCGAACAGCTGAAGGATCAGAGGAACGTAAACACAAACGAAAAAGGGCGGCATACAGCTGCACAGAATGCACAAAGGCGAAAGCAAAG TGTGACCGACAGCAGCCCTGCGCAAGATGTGTTTCACGAAGAGTGCCGAACATTTGTCATTATTTGGTCAATGG TTATGAGGACCCTATAGAATTGTCCAAAGATGTTCAAAATCGTCTCATACGTATCGAATCACTCCTCCTGCAATCATTGCCATCCCGTTCTCGTCCTTTAGGGGGCAAAAGCCCCCCAAAGTCTCTTGTGGAATCGACGCCATCTTCTGTGCCGTTAATACCTATAGATCGTCCAAAGAGAACGGGTTATGTCACCCGCGGAAGATACTATGGCCCATCAGCTATGGCGTATGTCGGGGATGACTCGGCCATAGACATTATGCGAGCTTTGGAT GTGCCAGATCCGGAAACCCCGGAAGTAGGAGATGGCGAAGACAAGCGTCCACCTCGAGCGTTGGTAGATATTATGCATGAACTGCCTCAGAGGACACGGTGTGATGAATTGATACAGCTATACTTTGACAACATCAA CCTAACACGCTATCCACTTCGCCGTGGACCTTTTATGCAGACATATGAAGCACTCTGGCAAGGCCTAGGAACATTCTCGCTTGACACTTGGATTATTCATCGACTGCCTCTTGTTTTTATCATTCTTGCAATTTCAGCTCTTTCCGCGCCCCTTGCAACACTCCACATCGACTCCACTTTGCCCGCATCTCAAGCGAACGAAAAACGCCTTGCAAAGGCTAGCGAGTTATATCAAGCTTCTCGACGAGCCTCAGCGTATTCAGACAGTCTCGCTAGCGGGCGAGGGGATATCATATTGGTCATGTCAGATCTGCTGACAGTCCGGTATCTCATCTTGGCACGCCGTGCTCCTGATGCCCTACCAGCTCTGGGAACGGCAGTCTTCAGGGCGCAGGCCCTAGGTTTACATCGACACTCTGATGTTGCAGGGAAATTACCGCTAGAGGATCTACAAGAAAGGAGGTTAGTCTGGAG CTATGTGTACCATATGGATCGATATTGCGCGTTGCTCTTGGGGAGGCCTGTAGGCATTTCTGATCGGTCATGCGACACAGAACCTCCTCTCAATCTCGACAGCGAAAACATCGTCCAGCCCATGTCAATTCTGACTTTGAATACTTTCCTCGTCTGCCGCCATTCGCTTGCTCACATAATGAGTCGTATCGCCGAAGAGGCTTATCAGCTTGGGGAACCTTCTTATGATGTAATTGACAGCATTGAAGATGCCTTGCAGGACTGGGCCTCTAATCTTCCCTCTGGCTTGCGACTCAAATCATATGGTcaaagtgatgatgataacgCTGACACAAGTATCCATCCCGCCTTGATCATTCATCGTCATTTCGCTTCAACAGAATTCAACTTTGCCAGAATTAGTCTGCATCGCCCCTATCTTGCTCGCCCTGATCCTGACAACCAATATGCCCGAAGTCGAGAGGCTTGTCTACAGGCGGCGATGGATGACCTGTGGGCTCGGACCAAGTTCACAGTACCGGGTATGGATAATTTGAGTACGGGTTCGTACCGTGTGACGAATTCCTTGATCATTCTAGG CCTTTCATTGTTATCGAACCCGAGTCCGGATACCCTGCGAATGATCAACCAATGTCTATCAGACTTCATGACTGCCAGGAAAGGGAATAGCAATTTGTTAGACGAGGTCAAAATCAAAGAGATCGCAATGATGGAAATGCTCCGATCAAAGACTGGTCAGGGCCTATCGCGTGCCAACAGTCGGGCACCATCTCCGCATGCCCATGTTCACGCAAACGCTGCTCTTTCGAGTATTCTGGCAGCGGATGAAGGACAGTCGCAAGCGACTTTGCCAGCCACTGAGCCCAATGCATCAAACCTGGCACCCATTTCCGATCCCTCGGTGCAATCCATGTTTGACCAATTCTGGGGCCTTCAACCTGCACTTGATTTGTACGGAGGCGGTCCGTTTGGTACATATAGGGGTGATTACGGAGAAATCAGTTGGGATAATTTTAGTACGCTCATTGAGAATGTTGGAGGTGATGCGGGAGATTGGCAACTTCCCACTGACCCGGCAACGGCATTccatcctccgccttcGTGA
- a CDS encoding endo alpha-1, whose translation MILISPSSWLLVISSLVAVTAAKPFPRNVRHEHCGLSSTSSVTVAETSEDVTSPEETASTVYSLNTEAALASATSSNNAATASSGSTVTSVSLSSTFVYELDAQSVTSPEITTDTGLVVNAGVYIVDGEGTSEDTIAQYHADGKTVICYFSAGTWEPGRSDAGDFDPVCVCGPGGSFAGDACSSNENKLSGWNEWWLDIHSASCISNVEGIMSARISSFMAKGCDGVDPDNVDSFANSDQLHGNTADDQVNYLFWLSSTARSQGLMIDLKNAGSLLVDDNGDATSYQSEVIGAFDFAVIESCHEYDECNTYDSFLAAGKPEIQIEYGDITTCPSLQDGQHLLVYSQNSLSSALITLECD comes from the exons ATGATCTTAATTTCTCCTTCAAGCTGGCTTCTTgtcatctcttcccttgtGGCAGTGACT GCCGCCAAGCCTTTTCCCCGAAACGTTCGTCACGAGCATTGTGGCTtatcctcaacctcttccgTTACCGTGGCTGAGACCTCCGAGGATGTGACGAGCCCAGAGGAAACTGCCTCCACTGTATATTCTTTGAACACTGAAGCTGCCTTGGCTTCTGCCACAAGCTCCAACA ATGCTGCTACTGCTAGCTCGGGCTCTACTGTCACCTCTGTCAGCCTCAGTTCCACTTTTGTCTACGAGCTTGACGCTCAATCAGTGACCTCACCTGAGATCACCACCGACACTGGCCTTGTTGTCAACGCGGGTGTGTATATCGTAGACGGTGAGGGTACTAGCGAAGATACTAT TGCCCAATACCACGCAGATGGCAAGACCGTCATCTGTTACTTCTCCGCCGGTACTTGGGAGCCTGGCAG ATCTGACGCCGGTGACTTCGACCCCGTCTGTGTTTGCGGTCCTGGCGGCTCCTTTGCAGGCGATGCTTGTTCCTCTAACGAAAATAAACTCTCTGGCTGGAACGAGTGGTGGCTTGACATTCACAGTGCCTCGTGTATTTCCAACGTCGAGGGCATCATGTCCGCTCGTATTTCATCATTTATGGCCAAGGGCTGTGACGGTGTAGACCCTGACAATGTCGACAGT TTTGCCAACTCAGACCAGCTCCACGGTAACACTGCCGACGACCAGGTCAACTATCTCTTCTGGCTTTCCTCCACTGCTCGTAGCCAAGGCCTCATGATTGACCTCAAGAACGCCGGTTCACTTCTCGTGGATGATAACGGTGATGCTACCTCTTATCAGTCTGAGGTCATTGGCGCCTTTGATTTTGCCGTCATTGAGTCTTGT CACGAGTACGATGAGTGCAATACTTATGACTCCTTCCTGGCTGCCGGCAAGCCCGAGATTCAAATCGAATACGGAGACATTACCACCTGCCCATCTCTGCAAGACGGCCAGCACCTCTTGGTCTACAGCCAAAACTCTCTCAGCTCGGCCTTGATTACTCTTGAATGTGACTGA